The genomic window GGACGAATCGTAGATAGTTTCACAAACAATGTATCGGTTAATTTGTTTTATCGATTCTCCGAAGAAAATAAAACCTTGTTAAAAGACCAGAAAATAGAGGAAGAAACCAATAAGAATGTAAAAAATCGAATAGAAACCATGCGTATTTTTCTTGGGATTTTTACTTTTTTAGGGGCAGGCGTCCTAATTAATTGGATGATGATAAAAGATTGGTTATATGGTCATTTAACTACAGGGGAAGTGGTTTTTATTTTTAATATCACTTGGAATATCATGCAGATGGCTTGGTATGCCGGCTTGACGATCCCCTCTTTTTTCCAATCAATTGGCATTGCGAACCAAGCTTTAAAAGTCATGAATGACCCTTCCGATTTAAATGAAAAAAAGGATGCGCCCGACATCAAAATAAGCGCCGGAGAGATCATTTTCGATAAGGTTTTTTTTCAGTATAACCAAAATTCCCTTTTTCAAAATAAGCAAGTTCATATTAAGAGTGGTGAAAAAGTGGGGCTTGTCGGCTATTCAGGAGCCGGGAAATCAACTTTTGTCAATTTGATCTTAAGGTTTTATCCTCTAAACTCAGGCCGGATTTTAATTGACGGTCAAGATATTGCCAAAACAAGCTTGAAATCATTAAGACAACAGATTGCATTGATTCCCCAAGATCCGGTTCTTTTCCATAGATCCATATATGAAAATATAGAGTATAGCAAAATAGGAGCTAAGGAAGAGGAGGTCTATAACGCAGCTGCATTAAGTTTTAGTAATGAATTTATTGAGGCTATGCCGCATGGCTATAATACCATTGTAGGCGAAAGGGGAACAAGATTATCAGGGGGTGAGCGTCAAAGAATCGCCATAGCAAGAGCCATTCTTGCCGATGCTCCTATTTTAATATTAGATGAAGCGACTTCAGCGTTAGATTCTGTGACTGAGTTATCCATTCAAAAAAGTTTAAGAAGTTTAATGAAAAATAGGACGACACTTGTCATTGCGCACAGGTTATCCACGCTTCTTCTTATGGATAGAATTTTGGTGTTTAATAAAGGAAAAATCGTTGAAGAAGGCTCTCATGATACTTTATTAAAAAAGAATGGACTTTACGCAAAGCTATGGAAAATGCAAGCCGGGGGATTTTTTCCCGATCATCCAAAATCTAGCCCCTTATCGTACTAGTTCTGATATTGGTAAGCTCCTTTAAGCTCATGGAATTTGTTTCTTAAAAATTTTAATATTTTCTCTCTCTCCTTTTCGTTTTGCTCGCCGCTTTGAAGAAATATAACCCATTTCCTTTCCATCTGAGATAGAATCTTTCCGGCTTTCATGTAACCAAAAGATCCAGAGCACCCGGCCCCTTTATGGAATTCACTCTGAAGTTCTTTAGCGACGGTTTGATCAAAATCATTTTCTAATTTTTTAAGGCCCTCTTCAATGATAAGTAATTTTTCCGGAATGCTTTTCTTATACCTTTCGAAAAGGTTCTCGGATATATGTGCTTGGTTGCTTAAAAGAGGGTCTTTTATTAAAGCTTCTAGGTACTTTTGAAGAACTTTGGGTTTTAGAGGCCTTTCAAACGAGACCGATCTTCTAAAATCTTCCTGGACTTGAAAAAGCTCTTTAACTGAAGTTTTTTCACTAAAAAGAACGATTAAAGGAAGGTCTATTTTTTTTAGAGCTTCTTCATAGTTTTTTATAAATAGAGGATCCGCTGCAAGCGCAATAAAGGAGGCCTTTTCTTTTTCAAGACTCTCAAGATCACTCGGTTTCTCAATTAAGAAGCCGGTAATTTCAAGGGGCGGCTCTTCTGAAAACCAAGCCACTTTCTTTTCATTTTTAAATGGAGGAATCATTAGTTTCTTTTAAAAAAACTTAAACTTTGGTTTGCTTTTTTTCACCATAACTTAAATCCCTTAAAAAGAAATTATTTTTGAGTCCCAAGGTAAGGACCTCGTATAACGAGGTCCTTAATATTTAAATACTTGATATAACTTGTGAGCGAGAATGGGAGAGCTTTGTAATCAAAAAGGAGGCTAAAACTAAAACAAGTCCCCAGATCAAACGAACGCCTAAAGCCATATCAAAAGCCTTTATCTCGGAAAAAACACTAAATACCAAGATGATAGAAAGAAGTATCGGGCTGCCGTAAAGCAGAATCCTCTTAAAGAAAGGCCCAAAGCAGGAATAGGAGTTAGACCAGATAATATCTTCTTTTAACTCCTTTGAAAGAGTGAAAAAAGTGATCACGAGCAAGAGCTCTGAAATCAGCATATTTGTGCCAAGTACCATAGGGGCTAGAGCGTCGATTAAGTGATTTGCATTTCCCATAGAAAAGAAAAGACTTAAAATTCCTGTAAGAATAAGGGTCACGAAAACCGCTCTTTTTCTTGTTACTTTAAACTCCACTTCAATATTTCCGGCGATGCTTTCAATGATGGAAAAAACACCTGTGATACCGGCAATGAATACAGAAGAAAAGAACAGGCTTCCAATAATAACTGATAAAGTAGATCCAAAGGTCTTCAAAATTTCAGGGAAAAGGATAAAACCGATTTCAAAAGTAGAATCGCTTCTTAAGATAGAATCGAAGCTCACGCCCTTTACCGTAGCGACATGGGAAAGGATCCCGAAAATGGCGCCTCCGGCTACAAAAGATACTAAAAAATCCCCTAAGGCAACATAAATCATGGATTTAATCAAATTGATTTTCTTTTTAGTATGTCTGGAGTAACCGACAATAATACCAAGACCTAAAGAAAGACTGAAAAAAAGCTGACCGAAAATATCTTTCCAGAGGCTAACGTCCTTTAATTTTTGGAAATCAGGGGTCAAATAAAAAAGCCACCCTTGCACCCCATTAGGAAGAAAAAAAGTCCAAACGGCAAAGAGAAACATAATAAGAGCGAGAGCCGGCATAAAGAAAGTCGAGATCCTCTCAACTCCTTGCTGTATATTTTTAATCATCACAAAAAAGGTCAGTGTCATGACAAAAAGAGCTGCAAAGAAAGCAAGATAAGAAAAGTCACCAAATTCGGCAAGGCTTGGGGATATCTTTAAAAAATTATGAAGGAAGAAGGATTTTGTATCTTCCGGGAAGGAATTGGATGCGGCAAAAAAAGTATAGGCTGCTGCATAACCGGTAAGAACAGTATAAAAGCCCCCTATAGTCAGGCAGGTAAAAATTGAAATCCATCCGAGGACTTTTCCCTTCTCGCCTAATAATTTACCGTAAGCCCCAACAAGTGTCGTCTTAAAGCGGCTGCCTACTAATCCTTCTAGTAATAAGAAGGGTATACCGATTAAAAGCAAGGCGAAGAAATAGGGAATTAAAAAAGCTCCCCCTCCATTTTTGTAAGCTTGGGCACTAAAACTTAAGATATTTGCAAATCCAACGGCCGAACCGATCAAGGAAAATATATAGCCTGTCTGGGATTTCCACCCCGATTCTTCTGTACTCATGAAATTTCCACAATGTAAAAAAATTTATCCAATAATAATATAGCATTACCCTTGAAAAGGGTATCAAAAAGAAAAAGATTGATTATTTTTTATATTATTAGCCCAGGAGGGCAAGGAGAAGAAGGAGGGGGCGGGCTTTGGAAAAGTTTTGCGTGGCTGTAGAATGAAATCGCGACACGTTATGCCTCCTTTAGTTGAGTTTTTACGATATCTTTAAATATTATATTCTTTTTAATGAATTATTTCAAAATTTAAATTAGATACACTATGTAATTTGATTTTGCATAAAAAAATTTTGCATAAAAACAGGGGCAAAAAAAATCCGGCAGTTGCCGGATGATAAACGTAAATTCAACTTCTATATCATTCAATATGAATAGTCGCCTTGGGGGTTCCGGAATCGTCGTCTTTTGAATCGATATCTTCGTTAAATCGAACTTCAGCTTTAGGCTTCTGTTTTTTTAAAGTTATTTCAGAAGAATCCTCATCGTCATGGGTAATCATTCCAGGAGAGGGAGTCTCATCTTCTTCAAAATGGACCTTTCCCTTTATAAAAGCTTCTTTATCCCCAAGCTCTTCGTCATGTGTGATAACGGCATCCGGATGGATCTCCTCATCGCGGTCGCTAACAGCTCCTTTAATTAAAGCATTTTCATCTTCAGGTTCATCCTCTCCAAATTTAGCTTTTGCATCAGGGGTTTCGGTTCCGGAAATAAGCCTTAATTTAACCATTTCCTTGTTTAGCCAATTGTAGAGTCCAACTCGATAGAGTTTGCTTTGTGTTTTTAATAAAGAGATATTGCCGCTTTCAGAAGCTTTAGTCAAGCGGTCCGCCATTAGGTTCTTTTCTTCTTTGGAAAGCTTGGTATTGCAAGCCAGTTTAATATAAG from Criblamydia sequanensis CRIB-18 includes these protein-coding regions:
- a CDS encoding sodium-dependent transporter encodes the protein MSTEESGWKSQTGYIFSLIGSAVGFANILSFSAQAYKNGGGAFLIPYFFALLLIGIPFLLLEGLVGSRFKTTLVGAYGKLLGEKGKVLGWISIFTCLTIGGFYTVLTGYAAAYTFFAASNSFPEDTKSFFLHNFLKISPSLAEFGDFSYLAFFAALFVMTLTFFVMIKNIQQGVERISTFFMPALALIMFLFAVWTFFLPNGVQGWLFYLTPDFQKLKDVSLWKDIFGQLFFSLSLGLGIIVGYSRHTKKKINLIKSMIYVALGDFLVSFVAGGAIFGILSHVATVKGVSFDSILRSDSTFEIGFILFPEILKTFGSTLSVIIGSLFFSSVFIAGITGVFSIIESIAGNIEVEFKVTRKRAVFVTLILTGILSLFFSMGNANHLIDALAPMVLGTNMLISELLLVITFFTLSKELKEDIIWSNSYSCFGPFFKRILLYGSPILLSIILVFSVFSEIKAFDMALGVRLIWGLVLVLASFLITKLSHSRSQVISSI
- a CDS encoding Hpt domain-containing protein — encoded protein: MIPPFKNEKKVAWFSEEPPLEITGFLIEKPSDLESLEKEKASFIALAADPLFIKNYEEALKKIDLPLIVLFSEKTSVKELFQVQEDFRRSVSFERPLKPKVLQKYLEALIKDPLLSNQAHISENLFERYKKSIPEKLLIIEEGLKKLENDFDQTVAKELQSEFHKGAGCSGSFGYMKAGKILSQMERKWVIFLQSGEQNEKEREKILKFLRNKFHELKGAYQYQN
- a CDS encoding ABC transporter ATP-binding protein → MTDKFKKITLLQFIWQHIRKQGALFAFIALVSLGWSIDHAFFPYILEQVIDVLTSYDADRTYAWQALKTPVLMGALLWLIVELSYRCQGFALTKAIPKFEASVRMEMFDHIQRHSPKYFSTHLAGSLANKITDMVTNTSVLLTQIFTLFLPVFAALILAALLLLKVSPYYSFILVSWVSIHMGTCILFSMRLTELEDAHGEARSHLMGRIVDSFTNNVSVNLFYRFSEENKTLLKDQKIEEETNKNVKNRIETMRIFLGIFTFLGAGVLINWMMIKDWLYGHLTTGEVVFIFNITWNIMQMAWYAGLTIPSFFQSIGIANQALKVMNDPSDLNEKKDAPDIKISAGEIIFDKVFFQYNQNSLFQNKQVHIKSGEKVGLVGYSGAGKSTFVNLILRFYPLNSGRILIDGQDIAKTSLKSLRQQIALIPQDPVLFHRSIYENIEYSKIGAKEEEVYNAAALSFSNEFIEAMPHGYNTIVGERGTRLSGGERQRIAIARAILADAPILILDEATSALDSVTELSIQKSLRSLMKNRTTLVIAHRLSTLLLMDRILVFNKGKIVEEGSHDTLLKKNGLYAKLWKMQAGGFFPDHPKSSPLSY